The following are from one region of the Sorghum bicolor cultivar BTx623 chromosome 2, Sorghum_bicolor_NCBIv3, whole genome shotgun sequence genome:
- the LOC8069118 gene encoding NAC domain-containing protein 67, with amino-acid sequence MVMTTAAQQQRRDAEAELNLPPGFRFHPTDEELVAHYLCARAAGRRPPVSIIAEVDLYRFDPWDLPERALFGRREWYFFTPRDRKYPNGSRPNRAAGSGYWKATGADKPVEHRGRTVGIKKALVFYHGKPPRGVKTEWIMHEYRLADAGGARAKKSGNGTLRLDDWVLCRLYNKKNEWEKMQQQKEKKEMESEASLSHSDTRTPESEIDDDPFPELASLPALDDMVGLAPAAGAILPKEEVEDFGDLGGDDWLAGINLDDLQMPGDADFFGNMLSPMAAKMEQDAGFPFF; translated from the exons ATGGTGATGACGacggcggcgcagcagcagCGCCGGGACGCGGAGGCGGAGCTGAACCTCCCCCCGGGGTTCCGGTTCCACCCGACGGACGAGGAGCTGGTGGCGCACTACCTCTGCGCGCGGGCGGCCGGTCGCCGCCCGCCGGTGTCCATCATCGCCGAGGTCGACCTGTACCGCTTCGACCCCTGGGACCTCCCCGAGCGCGCCCTCTTCGGCCGCCGCGAGTGGTACTTCTTCACGCCGCGCGACCGCAAGTACCCCAACGGCTCCCGACCCAACCGCGCCGCGGGCTCCGGGTACTGGAAGGCGACCGGCGCCGACAAGCCCGTGGAGCACAGGGGCAGGACGGTCGGCATCAAGAAGGCGCTCGTGTTCTACCACGGCAAGCCGCCCCGTGGGGTCAAGACCGAGTGGATCATGCACGAGTACCGCCTCGCCGACGCCGGCGGCGCCCGCGCCAAGAAGTCCGGCAACGGCACGCTCAGG TTGGATGACTGGGTGCTGTGCCGGCTGTACAACAAGAAGAACGAGTGGGAGAAGATGCAGCagcagaaggagaagaaggagatggAATCGGAGGCGTCGCTCTCGCACTCCGACACGCGGACGCCGGAGTCGGAGATCGACGACGACCCGTTCCCGGAGCTGGCCTCGCTGCCGGCGCTCGACGACATGGTGGGTCTAGCCCCGGCCGCCGGCGCCATCCTGCCCAAGGAGGAGGTGGAGGACTTCGGCGACCTTGGCGGCGACGACTGGCTCGCGGGGATCAACCTCGACGACCTGCAGATGCCCGGGGACGCCGACTTCTTTGGCAACATGCTGTCGCCGATGGCCGCCAAGATGGAGCAGGACGCCGGCTTCCCCTTCTTCTGA